In Dolichospermum flos-aquae CCAP 1403/13F, the following proteins share a genomic window:
- a CDS encoding four-carbon acid sugar kinase family protein translates to MNNQPKIIVLDDDPTGSQTVHSCLLLMRWDVETLRLGLKDDAPIFFILTNTRSLTPEAAAFVTREVCHNLKLALAAEKIEDFLVVSRSDSTLRGHYPIETDVIAEELGPFDAHFLVPAFFEGGRITRDSIHYLIIDGVPTPVHETEFARDSVFGYNYSYLPKYVEEKTKGRIKEDTVTRFLLADIRAGSLESLLQLENNHCGVVDGEHQDDLNIFAVDVLTAASRGKRFLFRSAASILTALAALPPQPIAAENMAKYVRGGKPGAIIVGSHVKKTTQQLESLLQVEGTVGIEVNVGRLIDGGVNESAKLLTEILENVKVVHNAGKTPVIYTSRQELAFKDVKTRLDFGSTVSALLMDIVQGLPSDLGFLISKGGITSNDVLSTGLALTSARLLGQILAGCSMVITPSDHPLFPNLPVVLFPGNVGNADALGTVYQRLIGNRE, encoded by the coding sequence ATGAATAACCAACCTAAAATAATTGTCCTTGATGATGATCCTACAGGTTCACAAACCGTCCATAGTTGTTTACTATTAATGCGCTGGGACGTAGAAACTTTACGTTTAGGATTAAAAGATGATGCTCCCATTTTCTTTATTTTAACTAATACTCGTTCTCTGACTCCAGAAGCAGCCGCATTTGTAACTAGAGAAGTTTGTCATAACCTCAAACTTGCCTTAGCAGCCGAAAAAATAGAGGATTTTCTCGTAGTTAGTCGTTCTGACTCCACCTTACGCGGACATTATCCTATAGAAACTGATGTTATTGCTGAAGAACTCGGTCCATTTGATGCTCATTTTCTTGTGCCGGCATTTTTTGAAGGGGGAAGAATTACCCGCGATAGTATTCACTATCTAATTATTGATGGTGTTCCCACTCCCGTACATGAAACAGAATTTGCTCGTGATTCTGTCTTTGGATATAATTACAGCTATCTGCCTAAATATGTGGAAGAAAAAACCAAGGGACGGATTAAAGAAGATACTGTTACTAGATTTTTACTCGCAGATATCCGTGCTGGTAGTTTAGAAAGCTTGTTACAACTTGAGAATAATCACTGTGGTGTCGTAGACGGAGAACATCAAGATGATCTTAATATCTTTGCGGTAGATGTATTAACAGCCGCAAGTCGGGGAAAACGGTTTTTATTCCGTTCTGCTGCGAGCATTTTAACAGCTTTGGCTGCCTTACCACCCCAACCCATTGCTGCTGAAAATATGGCAAAATATGTGCGCGGTGGTAAACCTGGTGCAATTATTGTGGGTTCTCACGTTAAAAAGACAACTCAACAGTTAGAATCATTATTACAAGTTGAGGGGACTGTAGGTATTGAAGTTAATGTTGGCAGATTAATTGATGGTGGGGTAAATGAATCTGCTAAACTGCTAACGGAGATTCTCGAAAATGTCAAAGTAGTACATAATGCTGGTAAAACACCAGTAATTTATACTAGTCGGCAGGAATTGGCTTTTAAAGATGTCAAAACTAGGTTAGATTTTGGCAGTACAGTTTCCGCTTTACTTATGGATATTGTCCAGGGTTTACCATCTGATCTAGGATTTCTCATCAGTAAGGGGGGTATTACTTCTAATGATGTTCTCAGTACGGGACTGGCTTTAACTTCAGCCCGATTACTTGGTCAAATTTTAGCAGGCTGTTCAATGGTAATTACACCATCTGATCATCCCCTGTTTCCTAATTTGCCAGTTGTATTGTTTCCCGGTAATGTCGGCAATGCTGATGCTTTGGGAACGGTTTATCAAAGATTGATAGGGAATAGGGAATAG
- a CDS encoding DUF29 domain-containing protein, translated as MISKLLSKTLYEQDYPQWLEITLQQLETKDLENIDWENLIEEIAALGNEQKHKLESYLLQLLKHLLLYQYWSIPDCKNHWEVEIDNFRVEIRKLTKSKNLYNYLLTVLDQVYNQGKRILFLECLLDKGFDDC; from the coding sequence ATGATATCTAAATTATTGAGTAAAACTCTTTATGAACAAGATTATCCCCAGTGGTTAGAAATTACCTTGCAACAATTAGAGACAAAGGATTTAGAAAATATTGATTGGGAAAATTTAATTGAGGAGATTGCGGCCTTGGGGAATGAACAAAAACACAAATTAGAAAGTTATCTACTGCAACTTCTTAAACATCTGCTATTGTACCAGTATTGGAGTATTCCCGACTGTAAAAATCATTGGGAGGTAGAAATTGATAATTTTCGGGTAGAAATCAGGAAATTAACCAAATCAAAAAACCTCTACAATTATCTGTTAACCGTGCTGGATCAAGTTTATAATCAGGGCAAGCGCATCTTATTTTTAGAATGCTTACTGGACAAAGGTTTTGACGATTGTTAA
- a CDS encoding DUF29 domain-containing protein, which produces MVTSTQSTTQTLYDQDYYLWIRTTINQLRAGQFSAIDLENLLEELETMGRSEKRVIKSLLIKLLEHLLKLQCWDSERERNQGHWKGEIRTFRIQIKDELKDSPSLKPYILEIFDQCYQDARKLVSDRSELPLDIFPLTPIASLEQILDENWFPEYSHP; this is translated from the coding sequence ATGGTTACATCAACACAATCAACAACCCAAACCTTATACGATCAAGATTATTACCTATGGATAAGAACAACCATTAACCAACTTCGCGCAGGACAATTTTCCGCGATTGATTTAGAGAATTTATTAGAAGAATTGGAAACTATGGGTAGAAGTGAAAAGCGAGTAATTAAAAGTTTATTAATTAAACTGCTGGAACATCTACTTAAACTCCAATGTTGGGATAGTGAAAGAGAAAGAAATCAAGGACATTGGAAGGGGGAAATTAGGACTTTTCGTATACAAATAAAAGATGAACTTAAAGATAGTCCTAGTTTAAAACCTTACATTTTAGAAATATTTGATCAATGTTATCAAGATGCTAGAAAATTAGTTAGTGACAGATCAGAACTTCCTCTTGACATATTTCCCCTCACCCCCATTGCTTCCTTAGAACAAATCCTAGATGAAAACTGGTTTCCTGAATATAGCCATCCTTAG
- a CDS encoding DUF29 domain-containing protein encodes MVTSTQPTTQTLYDQDYYLWIRTTINQLRAGQFSAIDLENLLEELETMGRSEKRAIESLLIKLLVHLLKLQYWDTERERNQGHWQGEIRTFRRQIKKAIKDSPSLKPYILEIFDECYQDARKEASDRSELPLDIFPLTPIASLEQILDETWFQ; translated from the coding sequence ATGGTTACATCAACACAACCAACAACCCAAACCTTATACGATCAAGATTATTACCTGTGGATAAGAACAACCATTAACCAACTTCGCGCAGGACAATTTTCTGCGATTGATTTAGAGAATTTATTAGAAGAATTGGAAACTATGGGTAGAAGTGAAAAACGAGCAATTGAAAGTTTATTAATTAAGCTGCTTGTACATCTGCTCAAACTCCAATATTGGGATACTGAAAGAGAAAGAAATCAAGGACATTGGCAAGGAGAAATTAGAACATTTCGCAGACAAATTAAAAAGGCTATTAAAGATAGTCCTAGTTTAAAACCTTACATTTTAGAAATATTTGATGAATGTTATCAGGATGCTAGAAAAGAAGCATCAGATCGCTCAGAACTTCCTCTTGACATATTCCCCCTTACCCCAATTGCTTCTTTAGAACAAATCCTAGATGAAACCTGGTTTCAGTGA
- a CDS encoding bifunctional serine/threonine-protein kinase/formylglycine-generating enzyme family protein: protein MSLCINPSCSKPQNPDNLLFCETCGSGLLLQNRYRVVVRLDGGGFGDTFEINEVRTNKAKVLKVLTNNSQKAIEAFKQEAEVLSQLNYPSIPKVEPGAYFEHYSRNSKTPIHCFVMEKIEGENLREYMKKNSLRPIDQTTAIEWLKDLLIILEQVHHKNFFHRDIKPSNVMLRAGDTQLVLIDFGTVREVTNTVMIQQGGVTGFNSPGYTPSEQLTGNAVMQSDFFALGRTFVYLLTGKEPLDQEMYDSYHATLNWRNYAPQISKMLADLLDEMMQTLYKDRPQNTQEILQRIAKIEKALQPPPPPKPQLQPQPIKYQPKPISQKQKNTTRRNFIEIVSLVVGGAVIAVVGHTNKNQTSTPKITASLNTPNPTPENTTSPNTPTPEPTPKITTPPLQTFNFEVVTTDATGSITNRRNANAKYFTEDLGNGVLLEMVEIPGGTFMMGSPANEAQRNSDESPQHQVTVPSFCMGKYELTQAQYQAIMGNNPARFKGDKRPVERVSWDDAVAFCEKLSQRTGKKYRLPSEAEWEYACRAGTTTPFYFGESVTPDLVNYDGNYTYVSAPKGQYRQQTTDVGTFPPNVFGLYDMHGNVWEWCEDDWQENYINAPINGSALINRSNIKRLRGGSWYVNPGLCRSAYRLNHLLDFLNDVGFRVVCSGAART from the coding sequence ATGAGCCTGTGCATCAATCCTAGCTGCTCAAAGCCGCAAAATCCAGATAATCTCCTCTTTTGTGAAACCTGTGGTTCAGGGTTGTTGCTACAAAACCGCTATCGGGTAGTAGTTAGGCTAGATGGTGGTGGTTTTGGTGATACATTTGAAATTAACGAAGTCAGAACCAACAAAGCCAAAGTTCTCAAAGTTTTAACTAATAATAGTCAGAAAGCCATAGAAGCATTTAAACAAGAAGCCGAGGTTTTAAGTCAACTTAATTATCCGAGTATTCCTAAAGTAGAACCAGGCGCTTATTTTGAACATTATTCTCGCAACAGCAAAACCCCAATTCATTGTTTCGTAATGGAAAAGATTGAGGGAGAAAACTTACGTGAGTATATGAAAAAAAATAGTTTGCGTCCCATTGACCAAACCACAGCAATAGAATGGTTGAAAGATTTACTGATTATTTTAGAACAAGTTCATCATAAAAACTTTTTTCATCGAGATATCAAACCATCTAACGTCATGTTGAGGGCTGGAGATACTCAATTAGTATTAATTGATTTTGGTACAGTTAGAGAAGTTACAAACACAGTAATGATTCAGCAAGGTGGAGTTACCGGATTTAATTCTCCCGGTTACACACCTTCGGAACAATTGACTGGTAACGCTGTAATGCAATCTGATTTCTTTGCTTTAGGACGGACATTTGTTTATTTACTCACGGGTAAAGAACCACTTGATCAAGAAATGTATGATTCTTATCATGCGACATTAAATTGGCGTAATTATGCACCGCAAATATCAAAAATGTTGGCAGATTTGCTAGATGAGATGATGCAAACTTTATATAAGGATCGTCCTCAAAATACCCAAGAGATTTTACAAAGGATAGCGAAAATAGAAAAAGCTTTACAACCACCACCACCTCCAAAACCTCAACTACAACCTCAACCTATTAAATATCAACCAAAACCAATTTCTCAGAAGCAGAAAAATACAACTCGTCGAAATTTTATCGAAATAGTGAGTTTAGTTGTTGGAGGTGCAGTTATCGCAGTTGTAGGACATACAAATAAAAATCAAACCTCAACACCAAAAATTACAGCTTCTCTAAATACTCCAAATCCAACACCAGAAAATACAACTTCCCCAAATACTCCAACACCAGAACCAACACCAAAAATTACCACTCCCCCACTCCAAACCTTTAACTTTGAAGTTGTCACCACAGACGCAACTGGAAGCATCACCAATCGCCGCAACGCAAATGCAAAATACTTCACGGAAGACTTAGGAAACGGTGTTTTGTTGGAAATGGTGGAAATCCCAGGGGGAACATTTATGATGGGTTCACCCGCAAATGAAGCACAACGAAATTCAGATGAAAGTCCCCAACACCAAGTAACTGTTCCGAGTTTCTGTATGGGGAAATATGAATTGACACAAGCGCAGTATCAAGCTATTATGGGAAATAATCCTGCTAGATTTAAAGGCGATAAACGTCCTGTTGAACGTGTTAGTTGGGATGATGCAGTTGCATTTTGTGAAAAGTTAAGTCAAAGAACAGGAAAAAAATACAGATTACCCAGTGAAGCAGAATGGGAGTATGCTTGTCGTGCCGGAACTACCACACCATTTTATTTTGGTGAAAGTGTTACCCCTGATTTGGTAAATTATGATGGTAATTATACTTATGTTTCTGCACCCAAAGGTCAATATCGCCAACAAACTACAGATGTAGGAACTTTTCCCCCTAACGTTTTTGGTTTGTACGATATGCACGGTAATGTGTGGGAATGGTGCGAAGATGATTGGCAAGAAAATTATATAAACGCGCCTATAAATGGCAGTGCTTTGATTAATCGAAGCAATATAAAGAGGCTGCGCGGTGGTTCGTGGTACGTCAATCCTGGACTTTGCCGTTCTGCTTATCGCCTCAACCACCTTCTCGACTTCCTCAACGATGTTGGTTTTCGGGTTGTATGTAGTGGTGCGGCGAGGACTTAG
- the ctpB gene encoding carboxyl-terminal processing protease CtpB, with protein sequence MNQSVKRYSPLQAALIGGAIATTATISVFGQALTRSVHAALQDSPKALVDQVWQLVNREYVDEKFNQQDWQAIRQSLLSKDYTSKDEAYVAIREALQKLGDPYTRFMNPKQYESLTSQTSGEVSGIGIRMQVNEKTKRLTVIEAIENSPALKAGLKSGDEIIAIDGKSTLKMSVEDASKLIRGQIGTSVSLDLERPNNKFKVKLTRVTIEVPTVRYTLKQEAARKVGYIRLQEFSSHAADQMRVAIRKLNDQKVDSYVLDLRGNPGGLLNASIEIARMWLDDGHIVKTVDRKGSSAQTQANRTAITKLPLAILVDGNSASASEILTGALKDNKRAVVVGSQTFGKALVQSVHELGDGSGLAVTIAHYYTPNGTDINHKGIAPDIKLDLTQTQERQLASNPNLIGTNSDPQYTRAIAVLSNGKLAQSVTNQNPQSISVNAKDLKF encoded by the coding sequence ATGAACCAATCTGTGAAACGTTACTCACCGCTCCAAGCTGCCCTGATTGGTGGAGCGATCGCCACAACTGCTACTATATCTGTATTTGGTCAAGCTTTGACACGCTCAGTTCATGCGGCTTTACAAGACAGTCCGAAAGCCTTAGTTGACCAAGTTTGGCAGTTGGTGAATCGTGAATATGTTGATGAAAAATTTAACCAACAAGATTGGCAAGCAATCAGACAAAGCCTATTAAGTAAAGACTATACTTCTAAAGACGAGGCTTATGTAGCAATCCGCGAAGCTTTACAGAAACTAGGTGATCCCTACACCCGGTTTATGAACCCCAAACAATATGAATCCTTGACTAGTCAAACATCTGGGGAAGTATCCGGGATTGGGATTCGGATGCAAGTTAACGAAAAAACCAAACGCCTCACGGTTATTGAAGCGATAGAAAATTCTCCAGCCCTCAAAGCCGGACTCAAATCAGGTGATGAGATTATCGCAATTGATGGTAAATCTACCCTGAAAATGAGCGTGGAAGATGCCTCAAAGTTGATTCGTGGGCAGATAGGTACTTCTGTTAGTTTGGATTTAGAAAGACCAAATAACAAATTTAAAGTTAAATTAACCAGGGTGACAATAGAAGTTCCCACAGTCCGATATACCCTCAAACAAGAAGCTGCTCGGAAAGTTGGGTATATTAGATTACAAGAGTTTAGCTCTCATGCCGCTGATCAAATGCGTGTAGCCATTCGCAAATTGAACGACCAAAAAGTTGATTCCTACGTTTTAGATTTGCGGGGTAATCCTGGTGGTTTGTTAAATGCGAGTATAGAAATTGCCAGGATGTGGTTAGATGACGGTCATATCGTCAAAACCGTAGACCGCAAAGGATCGAGTGCTCAAACACAAGCTAATCGGACAGCCATTACCAAACTACCTTTAGCAATTTTAGTTGATGGTAATTCCGCCAGTGCTAGTGAAATCCTCACCGGCGCACTCAAGGATAATAAACGGGCTGTAGTTGTTGGTAGTCAAACCTTTGGGAAGGCTTTGGTACAGTCAGTCCATGAACTAGGAGACGGTTCAGGTTTAGCAGTGACTATTGCCCATTACTATACACCCAATGGTACAGATATCAATCATAAAGGGATTGCCCCCGATATCAAGCTAGACTTGACCCAAACTCAAGAACGCCAATTAGCTTCTAATCCGAATTTAATTGGTACAAATAGCGATCCCCAATATACCCGTGCCATTGCTGTTCTTTCTAATGGCAAATTAGCACAATCAGTGACAAATCAAAATCCTCAGTCTATTAGTGTCAATGCTAAAGACTTGAA